ATCTGGCTAACATGTCAGCAATCGGATCAGTTAATGTCATAATGATTTTATATTAATATTACCAACTTGATTTCTTAATACCGGGGATTGCGCCCTGTGAAGCTAACTCACGAAAGCAAATGCGACACAGTTTAAAATCCCTCATGTAACCACGGCGTCGACCACAGCGCCAGCAGCGATGAACCTCACGACAGGAAAATTTTGGTTTATTTTGTGATTTTACTATTTCCGAAGTTGTTGCCATATTTTAAATTTATTTCTTAAAAGGAAATCCTAATAATTGAAATAGTGCTAATCCTTCGGCTCTTTGCTGAGCGGAAGTCGTGATACAAATCTCCAGTCCATGCAAACGTTCTACTTCATCAGATCTGATTTCCGGAAATACAATATGCTCTTTAAAGCCTAAACTCATATTACCTTGACGGTCCAGTAGTTTTGTTGAATCTAAGCCATGAAAGTCACGGACGCGGGGTAAGGAAACATGAATCAACTTGTTTAAAAAATCAAACATGCGAGCACCACGGAGAGTAACTTTATAACCAACAACTTGCCCCTCTCTTACTTTAAAAGCGGAAATGGATTTTTTTGCTTTGGTAGGTGCTGGTTTCTGACCAGTAATACGAACTAAGGTGCTCTCCACTAGCTCAA
This Candidatus Komeilibacteria bacterium CG_4_10_14_0_2_um_filter_37_10 DNA region includes the following protein-coding sequences:
- a CDS encoding 50S ribosomal protein L5 codes for the protein MMLVKEKYEKEVVPQLMKTFNWRNKLAVPKILKVTVNIGAGRGLQDAKFFELVESTLVRITGQKPAPTKAKKSISAFKVREGQVVGYKVTLRGARMFDFLNKLIHVSLPRVRDFHGLDSTKLLDRQGNMSLGFKEHIVFPEIRSDEVERLHGLEICITTSAQQRAEGLALFQLLGFPFKK
- a CDS encoding type Z 30S ribosomal protein S14, whose product is MATTSEIVKSQNKPKFSCREVHRCWRCGRRRGYMRDFKLCRICFRELASQGAIPGIKKSSW